In Candidatus Defluviilinea proxima, a single genomic region encodes these proteins:
- a CDS encoding PstS family phosphate ABC transporter substrate-binding protein, translating to MNRNILLTTMLVAVVFMSSCGPASSAETASDSPAAYIENKGSDTIVNLALAWAEQYQSDHPNIRISVTGGGSGTGIAALVNGTVDIANASRKIKQEEIDQAKANGIDPVEHIIARDAIAVIVNPENPITQLTLKQISDIYSGKIVNWKEIGGEDRPIVRLSRETNSGTHVYFLETVLRLGSKEDKTLFSMDTLLLPSSEGIIAEVRQNPNAIGYDGLGYVPKDLKKIAIAKEDGGAYILPSIETVNDKTYAIARDLYMYTNGQPQGIIKEYLDWILSSEAQQIVADLGFVPVK from the coding sequence ATGAACCGAAACATTCTGCTTACCACTATGCTCGTTGCCGTGGTTTTCATGTCATCATGCGGTCCCGCTTCTTCTGCGGAGACCGCATCTGATTCTCCAGCGGCATATATTGAGAACAAGGGCTCCGACACCATTGTCAACCTCGCGCTCGCTTGGGCCGAGCAATATCAAAGCGACCACCCAAATATCCGAATATCTGTAACAGGCGGCGGGTCCGGAACAGGAATCGCGGCTCTCGTCAACGGCACAGTGGATATTGCCAACGCATCCCGCAAGATCAAACAGGAAGAGATCGATCAGGCAAAAGCCAATGGCATTGACCCTGTCGAACACATCATCGCGCGCGATGCAATTGCTGTCATTGTGAATCCAGAGAATCCAATAACCCAATTAACACTTAAACAGATCTCGGATATCTACAGTGGCAAGATCGTGAACTGGAAAGAAATCGGTGGCGAAGATCGCCCGATCGTGCGGCTTTCACGTGAGACCAATTCAGGCACGCATGTGTATTTTCTCGAGACCGTTTTGCGTTTGGGGAGCAAGGAAGATAAAACGCTGTTCTCGATGGACACGCTGTTGCTTCCATCGTCTGAAGGCATCATTGCCGAAGTGCGACAGAACCCGAATGCCATTGGATATGACGGCCTCGGGTATGTGCCCAAAGATCTAAAGAAGATCGCCATTGCCAAAGAAGACGGTGGCGCTTATATACTACCGTCCATCGAGACCGTGAACGATAAAACGTATGCGATCGCGCGCGACCTTTATATGTATACCAACGGACAGCCTCAGGGAATCATCAAAGAGTATCTTGATTGGATCCTTTCGTCTGAAGCGCAGCAGATCGTTGCAGACCTTGGGTTTGTGCCTGTAAAATAA
- a CDS encoding phosphate ABC transporter ATP-binding protein, with the protein MSNVSPAFSVQNLDFYYGQSKALSNISIEIEPRKVTALIGPSGCGKSTFLRCLNRMNDTISGTRVVGNILLNGKNIYSEDMDVVTLRQRVGMVFQKPNPFPQSIYDNVAFGPRVMGMDVNLDDVVEKSLRAAALWDEVKDDLKSDALGLSLGQQQRLCIARVVAVQPEVILMDESTSALDPIATLRVEELIAELKQDYTIVIVTHNMQQAARISDHTGLFWLGELVEFADTNHMFTTPKQELTEAYITGRMG; encoded by the coding sequence ATGTCCAACGTTTCACCTGCTTTTTCCGTCCAAAACCTTGACTTTTATTATGGTCAATCGAAGGCGCTTTCGAATATTAGTATTGAGATCGAGCCTCGCAAAGTGACTGCGCTGATCGGCCCCTCAGGCTGTGGCAAGTCTACTTTTTTGCGTTGTCTTAATCGAATGAACGACACCATCTCCGGTACGCGAGTGGTTGGTAACATTCTGTTGAATGGAAAAAATATCTACTCCGAAGATATGGATGTTGTAACACTCAGGCAGAGGGTGGGCATGGTCTTCCAGAAGCCAAACCCGTTCCCGCAGTCCATTTACGACAACGTGGCATTTGGTCCACGCGTGATGGGGATGGATGTGAACCTTGACGATGTAGTGGAAAAATCTTTGCGAGCGGCCGCTTTATGGGATGAGGTGAAAGACGATTTGAAGTCTGACGCGTTGGGCTTGTCACTCGGCCAACAACAAAGGCTGTGCATTGCGCGTGTCGTTGCGGTACAACCAGAAGTGATCTTGATGGACGAGTCCACGTCTGCGCTTGACCCCATTGCTACATTGCGCGTCGAAGAGTTGATCGCAGAGCTTAAGCAGGATTACACCATTGTCATTGTGACGCACAACATGCAACAAGCCGCACGTATCTCCGATCACACGGGCTTGTTTTGGCTGGGTGAGTTGGTGGAGTTTGCAGACACAAATCACATGTTCACAACGCCCAAACAGGAATTAACGGAAGCGTACATCACAGGGCGCATGGGATAA
- the phoU gene encoding phosphate signaling complex protein PhoU, with the protein MLRKTFESEIQQVKDEVLVLGSMVEQAIINTVEALKKRDLKASEEILKADKVINKKRFEIESKLMVLIATQQPMAHDLRLLASTLEIISELERMGDYAKGIANINIRMGDESLLKPLIDIPRMAQKGVDMLHRALTAFVNEDLVVARALPVEDDEVDALYNQIYRELMTFVIQDPKNIERANWLLWVAHNLERVADRVTNICERTIFIATGDMAEVKSTDDEFWKKQKNGN; encoded by the coding sequence ATGCTTAGAAAAACATTCGAATCCGAAATCCAACAGGTAAAAGATGAAGTCCTCGTGCTTGGGAGCATGGTCGAACAGGCCATCATCAACACAGTGGAAGCTTTAAAGAAGCGCGATCTCAAGGCATCTGAGGAAATACTCAAAGCCGATAAGGTCATCAACAAGAAGCGCTTCGAAATTGAAAGCAAGCTCATGGTTCTGATCGCCACACAACAGCCAATGGCACATGACCTGCGCCTTTTGGCTTCCACTCTGGAGATCATCTCTGAGTTGGAACGCATGGGTGATTACGCCAAAGGGATTGCCAACATCAACATCCGCATGGGAGATGAGTCCCTGCTCAAGCCGTTGATCGATATCCCGCGCATGGCACAAAAAGGCGTGGATATGCTTCACCGTGCGTTGACAGCTTTCGTCAACGAAGACTTGGTCGTTGCAAGGGCGCTCCCCGTCGAAGATGATGAGGTGGATGCGTTGTACAACCAGATCTATCGTGAACTGATGACCTTCGTCATTCAAGATCCGAAGAACATCGAACGCGCCAACTGGCTCCTTTGGGTGGCACACAACCTCGAGCGTGTGGCTGACCGCGTGACCAACATCTGCGAACGGACCATTTTCATCGCTACAGGCGATATGGCAGAGGTCAAATCCACGGACGATGAATTCTGGAAGAAACAAAAGAACGGCAACTAA
- the pstB gene encoding phosphate ABC transporter ATP-binding protein, producing MENENTTTPEYAIVTNDLSIHYGNYTAVRGVNIKVEKQKITAIIGPSGCGKSTLLRSFNRMNDFVPNCRVTGELLLHGQNLYSKDVDPVEARRRIGMVFQKPNPFPKSIYENIAWGARINGFKGNMDELVEQSLRGAALWEEVKDLLQKSAYELSGGQQQRLCIARTIAIQPEIILMDEPASALDPISTLRIEELMQELKKNYTIIIVTHNMQQAARASDKTAMMMIDDHRSGTVIEFDETNRIFTNPKDKRTEDYVTGRFG from the coding sequence ATGGAAAATGAAAATACTACAACACCAGAATACGCAATCGTAACGAATGATCTTTCCATTCATTACGGCAATTACACAGCCGTGCGGGGAGTGAATATCAAAGTCGAAAAACAGAAGATCACTGCGATCATTGGGCCTTCTGGTTGTGGAAAATCCACATTGCTTCGTTCCTTCAATCGCATGAATGATTTTGTCCCCAACTGTCGTGTGACAGGTGAACTTCTTTTACACGGACAAAACCTCTACAGCAAGGATGTTGACCCTGTAGAAGCACGTCGCCGCATCGGCATGGTCTTTCAGAAGCCCAACCCATTCCCCAAATCCATTTACGAGAATATCGCTTGGGGCGCACGCATCAACGGCTTCAAGGGCAACATGGATGAATTGGTGGAACAATCCCTACGTGGCGCGGCTTTATGGGAAGAAGTAAAAGACCTGCTTCAGAAAAGCGCCTATGAGCTTTCAGGCGGACAGCAACAACGCCTGTGCATTGCCCGCACCATTGCCATCCAGCCTGAGATCATTTTGATGGATGAACCCGCTTCAGCCTTGGACCCGATCTCGACCTTGCGCATCGAAGAACTCATGCAGGAACTGAAGAAGAACTACACCATCATCATCGTCACCCATAACATGCAACAAGCGGCGCGCGCCTCTGATAAAACAGCCATGATGATGATCGACGATCACCGTTCCGGTACCGTGATCGAGTTCGACGAAACCAACCGTATATTCACAAATCCAAAAGACAAACGTACCGAGGATTATGTCACCGGCCGGTTTGGATAA
- the pstA gene encoding phosphate ABC transporter permease PstA, translating to MNKNNFPQGDAFRRELDGRYRKATIGQTAFLSALLIAVISLTALLYNIVDGAFGYTAYEYKIDPSTITSKPLNELSQQELVDVLKTNLSKGAYNKLNNEQAMEKRSQADLLSLVLERIIRIDTKGVWSLTESLFHKADIEAEIAEKYPDAKLEFRTWLTMSFLTTPMSSRAEFAGARTAILGSLWLVGIAILFALPIGVGAAVYLQEYAPKNLLTRIIQTNINNLAGVPSIVYGMLGLALFVRVLEPFTSGKLFGVTDSNGRTILAAGLTMGVLVLPLIIINAQEAIKAVPDSLRQAAYGVGATRWQTIWHHVLPNSIAGILTGTILSISRAIGETAPLIVVGASTFITVDPQGPFSKFTALPIQIFNWTTRAQPEFHAIAASAIIVLMVMLLSLNATAILLRNRFQRRL from the coding sequence ATGAATAAGAATAATTTTCCTCAAGGTGACGCATTCCGTCGTGAATTGGATGGACGGTATCGCAAAGCAACTATTGGACAAACCGCTTTCCTTTCAGCATTGCTGATCGCTGTGATCAGCCTTACTGCGCTTCTCTATAACATTGTAGACGGTGCCTTTGGGTATACCGCCTATGAGTACAAAATAGACCCGTCCACGATTACATCGAAGCCATTAAACGAACTAAGTCAACAAGAATTGGTGGATGTTCTAAAAACGAACCTTTCCAAGGGCGCCTACAACAAATTGAATAACGAACAAGCAATGGAAAAGCGCTCGCAGGCAGACCTTTTATCTCTTGTTCTCGAAAGAATCATCCGAATCGACACAAAGGGCGTCTGGTCGCTGACCGAATCCTTGTTTCACAAAGCCGATATCGAAGCAGAAATTGCAGAAAAATATCCCGATGCAAAACTTGAATTCCGCACATGGTTGACCATGAGTTTTCTCACCACCCCCATGTCGTCGCGCGCTGAATTCGCAGGCGCTCGCACGGCCATCCTCGGGTCTCTGTGGTTGGTGGGAATCGCCATTTTGTTCGCTTTACCCATTGGCGTTGGTGCAGCCGTATATTTACAGGAATATGCGCCGAAAAATTTATTGACTCGCATTATTCAAACCAATATCAACAATCTGGCAGGTGTTCCAAGCATTGTGTATGGCATGTTGGGCCTTGCCCTCTTTGTACGTGTTCTTGAACCTTTTACCAGCGGAAAATTGTTTGGCGTTACCGATTCAAACGGACGCACCATCCTCGCCGCCGGGCTTACGATGGGTGTATTGGTCTTACCGTTGATCATCATCAACGCACAAGAGGCTATCAAAGCAGTCCCAGATTCCCTGCGACAGGCGGCCTATGGTGTGGGAGCTACCCGCTGGCAAACGATCTGGCATCATGTATTACCGAATTCGATCGCTGGCATTCTCACCGGAACCATCCTTTCCATATCTCGTGCCATCGGCGAGACTGCCCCACTGATCGTGGTGGGAGCGTCCACATTTATCACTGTTGACCCACAAGGGCCTTTCTCAAAATTTACAGCGTTGCCAATTCAGATATTCAACTGGACAACACGCGCCCAGCCTGAATTCCACGCCATTGCCGCCAGCGCCATTATTGTTTTGATGGTCATGCTACTTTCCTTAAATGCAACAGCTATCCTACTTCGCAATCGTTTCCAGCGAAGGCTGTAA
- the pstC gene encoding phosphate ABC transporter permease subunit PstC, translating into MRNALTTQNFRPFNLTKKSRPGETVIQSLLFIAGVLSIIITVTLVYELGKEALLFFNNSDVTLAKFFGTTEWQPGVGKYGIWPLVTSTLITSLIAMLISLPLGLSAALYLSEYASPKARSILKPILEILAGIPTVVYGFFALLFVTPLLQSILGKDNIEVYNMLSAGLVMGIMILPLISSMSEDAFSAVPRPLREGAYAMGATKLETSLQVVLPAALSGIGAAIILGISRAIGETMIVAVAAGSGPNFTFNPFQAAETMTGNIARISGGDLSYGSIDYTSLFAIALMLFLVTLALNLISQYIVQRFREQYE; encoded by the coding sequence TTGAGGAATGCTTTGACCACCCAGAATTTCCGCCCTTTCAATTTGACAAAAAAATCAAGGCCCGGCGAAACCGTTATCCAATCCCTGCTTTTTATTGCAGGCGTTTTATCCATTATTATTACCGTTACACTGGTGTACGAATTGGGCAAAGAAGCCCTGCTTTTCTTCAACAATTCCGACGTGACACTTGCAAAATTTTTCGGCACCACAGAATGGCAACCCGGGGTCGGAAAATATGGTATCTGGCCGCTTGTGACATCCACCTTGATCACGAGCCTTATTGCAATGCTCATCTCGCTTCCACTCGGACTTTCAGCTGCTCTGTACTTAAGTGAATATGCCTCTCCGAAAGCTCGTTCGATCTTAAAACCAATTCTTGAAATTCTAGCGGGAATCCCCACAGTCGTTTATGGTTTTTTTGCCTTACTTTTTGTAACTCCACTTTTGCAATCTATTTTAGGGAAAGATAACATCGAAGTCTACAACATGCTCTCCGCAGGGTTGGTCATGGGAATTATGATCCTGCCGTTGATCTCCTCGATGAGCGAGGATGCATTCAGCGCGGTCCCCCGCCCCTTACGCGAAGGCGCATATGCCATGGGTGCAACAAAGCTCGAAACCAGTTTGCAGGTGGTATTGCCCGCCGCCCTCTCCGGTATTGGTGCGGCGATCATCTTGGGCATTTCACGTGCCATCGGCGAGACCATGATCGTAGCTGTGGCCGCAGGGTCTGGGCCGAATTTCACATTCAATCCATTTCAAGCGGCGGAAACCATGACCGGCAACATCGCACGTATCAGTGGCGGCGACTTAAGTTACGGTTCCATTGACTACACCAGCCTTTTCGCCATTGCATTGATGTTGTTCCTGGTGACTCTCGCCTTGAATTTGATCAGCCAATATATTGTGCAAAGATTTAGAGAACAATATGAATAA
- a CDS encoding PstS family phosphate ABC transporter substrate-binding protein, whose product MTKTVRSLLFVFVILSFVLAACGAPATEAPKPTEVPAEPTAVPATEVPTVEPTVDPMAMYMPDAVTGDIVTAGSSTVFPLSERMSELFQQEGYTGNITVDSIGSGAGFERFCKTGETDIANSSRKIKDGEVEACAALATPRVPVEFRVGTDALTVVVSAENDFVTSLTKEQLGKIFTAQYTKWNEVDPSYPAETILVYGPGADSGTFDYFNEAVVAPLYKDADGKADTKAGKEALLGAAGAQFSEDDNVLVQGVEGSKFAIGYFGYAYFEENAGKLKAVAVEGVEPSKTTVDDGTYPISRPLFIYSDANILKEKPQVAAFIYFYLTNVNNEISDVGYFPAPEADLQASMDAWKTATGN is encoded by the coding sequence ATGACCAAAACTGTTCGTTCTTTACTGTTCGTGTTCGTTATCTTGAGCTTCGTGCTCGCCGCATGCGGTGCCCCCGCTACAGAGGCTCCCAAACCCACTGAAGTCCCTGCTGAGCCTACCGCCGTGCCCGCCACCGAAGTTCCCACCGTGGAACCGACCGTAGACCCGATGGCTATGTATATGCCCGATGCCGTGACCGGTGACATCGTCACCGCCGGTTCATCCACCGTGTTCCCCCTTTCCGAGCGCATGTCCGAACTCTTCCAACAGGAAGGCTACACCGGCAACATCACCGTTGATAGCATTGGCTCCGGTGCTGGTTTCGAGCGCTTCTGCAAGACCGGCGAGACCGATATCGCCAACTCTTCCCGGAAGATCAAAGACGGTGAAGTGGAAGCCTGCGCAGCTTTAGCTACTCCCCGTGTACCTGTTGAGTTCCGTGTAGGTACCGATGCTTTGACAGTCGTTGTCAGTGCTGAAAATGATTTCGTCACCAGCCTCACAAAGGAACAGCTTGGCAAGATCTTCACCGCCCAATACACCAAGTGGAACGAAGTTGATCCTTCCTACCCCGCCGAAACCATTTTGGTCTACGGCCCTGGTGCAGATAGCGGCACATTCGATTACTTCAACGAAGCAGTTGTTGCACCTCTTTACAAAGATGCAGATGGCAAGGCCGACACCAAAGCTGGTAAGGAAGCCCTGCTCGGTGCCGCTGGCGCCCAGTTCTCTGAAGACGACAACGTGCTCGTCCAGGGTGTTGAAGGTTCCAAGTTCGCCATTGGTTACTTCGGCTACGCTTACTTCGAAGAGAATGCTGGCAAGTTGAAGGCTGTGGCAGTTGAAGGTGTTGAACCTTCCAAGACCACCGTGGATGATGGCACATACCCGATCTCCCGCCCGCTCTTCATCTACTCGGATGCAAACATCCTCAAAGAGAAGCCCCAGGTCGCCGCGTTCATCTACTTCTACCTGACCAATGTGAACAACGAAATTAGCGATGTGGGTTACTTCCCCGCTCCTGAGGCAGACCTTCAGGCCTCCATGGATGCCTGGAAGACCGCCACTGGCAACTAG
- the surE gene encoding 5'/3'-nucleotidase SurE, whose amino-acid sequence MTKHILVTNDDGVFAPGLLALVYEMQKLGKVSVMAPERNWSGGGHVKTLDRALRVKEVRLADGTQAFASDGAPSDCVALGTLGYFKEPIDLVVSGINAGANLGHDVTYSGTVTAAMEAVIAGIPGIAVSLETMDNHIGDIDYGPAARAASKIVRQVIENGLSHEILLNINVPFLPDEQIRGVILTRQGLRVYHSRLDERIDPRGKPYYWIGGDAPTGVPERRTDVGALAEGFVSVTPLQLDLTAYRALMDLHSWHWDEPSYETELPAPSGKVSLFYSD is encoded by the coding sequence ATGACGAAGCACATTCTCGTAACAAACGATGACGGCGTATTCGCGCCCGGCCTACTGGCATTGGTCTATGAAATGCAAAAGCTGGGAAAAGTTTCGGTCATGGCACCAGAACGAAACTGGTCAGGAGGCGGGCACGTCAAAACGTTAGATCGCGCACTCCGTGTCAAGGAAGTCCGACTCGCAGATGGCACTCAGGCATTTGCCAGCGATGGTGCCCCATCCGATTGTGTGGCGTTGGGCACGCTCGGCTATTTCAAAGAACCAATTGATCTTGTGGTCTCAGGCATCAACGCGGGAGCAAATCTCGGGCACGATGTCACCTACTCAGGAACTGTGACAGCCGCCATGGAAGCGGTGATCGCAGGCATCCCCGGCATTGCCGTTTCACTGGAAACAATGGACAACCACATCGGAGATATTGACTACGGCCCGGCGGCACGTGCGGCATCGAAGATCGTTCGCCAGGTGATCGAGAACGGTCTTTCTCACGAGATCCTGCTCAACATCAATGTGCCTTTTCTTCCCGATGAACAGATACGCGGCGTCATCCTTACCCGACAGGGGTTGCGCGTTTATCACAGCCGCCTTGATGAGCGTATTGACCCACGCGGCAAACCCTATTATTGGATCGGCGGCGACGCTCCCACCGGTGTTCCTGAACGCCGAACAGATGTGGGCGCATTGGCTGAAGGTTTTGTCTCTGTTACACCACTTCAACTTGATCTCACCGCCTATCGCGCATTAATGGACCTACACAGTTGGCATTGGGATGAACCATCATATGAAACTGAATTACCCGCACCTTCCGGTAAAGTCAGCCTGTTTTATAGTGATTGA
- a CDS encoding PHP domain-containing protein, producing the protein MGLADLHMHTIYSYDGTASVPAVLKRAQQLGLDVIAITDHDEIAGSLKALEIASKYGVEVIPGTEVTTADGDLLALNVTKKIERDRPLIETVLKVRELGGFCIAPHPMAGGLGMKSLSAYSILKALRNTDVANTLIAIETYNATTIDKMSNHYARVLADRLDIAQTASSDAHIIEAIGLGITEYDGHTADDLIAALRNKNVRIRKQKEWNSVRILGSWAANYVGSAFVRLANPA; encoded by the coding sequence ATGGGACTCGCAGATTTACACATGCACACCATTTACAGTTACGACGGCACTGCCTCGGTGCCCGCTGTTTTGAAACGCGCCCAACAACTTGGGCTGGATGTGATCGCCATTACCGATCACGATGAGATCGCTGGTTCGCTCAAGGCACTGGAGATCGCATCCAAATACGGGGTGGAAGTCATCCCCGGCACCGAAGTGACAACCGCCGATGGCGACCTGCTCGCTCTGAACGTTACGAAAAAAATCGAACGCGATCGTCCTTTAATCGAGACCGTTCTCAAGGTCCGCGAATTGGGCGGGTTCTGTATTGCCCCACATCCCATGGCAGGCGGGCTGGGAATGAAAAGCTTAAGCGCTTACTCGATCTTAAAGGCGCTCCGCAATACAGATGTTGCCAACACTCTGATCGCCATCGAAACCTACAATGCCACCACCATCGACAAAATGAGCAATCATTATGCGCGTGTCCTTGCGGACCGACTGGATATTGCACAAACCGCCAGCAGTGATGCTCATATCATTGAGGCCATCGGGTTGGGTATCACCGAATACGATGGACACACCGCCGATGATCTGATCGCTGCGCTACGAAACAAAAATGTTCGTATTCGCAAGCAAAAAGAGTGGAATTCCGTCCGTATTTTGGGGAGTTGGGCGGCAAACTATGTCGGCAGTGCGTTCGTGCGACTTGCAAACCCCGCATAA
- the phoU gene encoding phosphate signaling complex protein PhoU has translation MTRGAFRQEMQEVKNEILLLGSMVEDAVMKSVSALRDNDPEHSRLIILNDKVINRKSYEIEIYIVMLMATQQPAARDLRTLASSLGICTELERVGDYAKGIANLNIRSGGLGFPKMMRDIYVMGEKAVDMLHRAMTTFADEDFQSASDIIPQDDLIDECYTRLYQDAVNSVLENAGNIERANYVIWAAHNLERLGDRATNICERVMYMVTGNIPEAFIVTGQLKLPNESQ, from the coding sequence ATGACACGTGGTGCCTTTCGTCAGGAAATGCAGGAAGTAAAAAACGAAATTTTGCTCTTGGGTAGCATGGTGGAAGATGCTGTCATGAAATCAGTGAGTGCGTTGAGGGATAATGACCCAGAACATTCTCGCCTGATCATACTCAATGATAAGGTTATTAATCGAAAAAGTTATGAGATCGAAATATATATTGTGATGCTGATGGCCACACAACAACCCGCCGCACGTGATCTGCGGACACTTGCCTCCAGTTTGGGGATCTGCACGGAATTGGAGCGGGTCGGTGATTATGCCAAGGGGATCGCCAACCTCAACATCCGCTCGGGAGGGTTGGGGTTTCCTAAAATGATGAGGGATATTTATGTTATGGGCGAGAAAGCGGTGGACATGCTTCACCGGGCCATGACCACATTTGCCGATGAAGATTTCCAGTCCGCAAGCGACATCATCCCGCAGGATGACTTGATCGATGAATGTTATACTCGTCTGTATCAAGATGCTGTGAATAGCGTGCTGGAAAATGCGGGGAATATCGAACGTGCAAATTATGTGATCTGGGCGGCCCATAACCTTGAGCGGTTAGGCGACCGAGCGACGAACATCTGTGAGCGTGTTATGTATATGGTCACAGGCAATATCCCTGAAGCGTTCATTGTGACCGGACAACTTAAACTACCGAACGAAAGTCAATAA
- a CDS encoding CHAD domain-containing protein has protein sequence MMTPQTEEFTPTPGQLLLDAFEKRWKKYRLELKRCRTEFSNEAVHDLRVALRRLLSLVELLNSISPRPRLRKLNRAFKSQLDDLDDLRDTQVMLAEISETVQEFPQLQQVQHHLESAEKRALKGLRRELKKLDLKEITRRVQKTRETLKDEADAALVEPILQSVDDAFLAMKQKYERVDPPQPASIHRVRVALKNFRYMVEIIYPLLDGFPMENLNHMNDHQSMMGEIQDLEVLMQTLVDFSERASSSDSSAPLNITLEPVFQYYKVRHAEAIATYLNNKTMFENFWRSSPEQSFPWEKTL, from the coding sequence ATGATGACACCACAGACGGAAGAATTCACACCAACTCCTGGTCAACTCCTTCTCGATGCGTTCGAGAAACGTTGGAAGAAATATCGTTTGGAGCTCAAACGTTGCCGTACTGAGTTCTCCAACGAGGCTGTCCATGATCTGCGTGTTGCATTGCGCCGTTTGCTGTCGTTGGTAGAGCTTCTCAATTCCATTTCTCCACGCCCACGTTTGCGGAAGTTGAACCGTGCATTCAAAAGTCAACTGGATGATCTGGATGACCTGCGCGATACACAGGTGATGCTCGCAGAAATATCAGAAACGGTCCAGGAGTTTCCTCAACTTCAACAGGTTCAGCATCATCTTGAGAGCGCCGAGAAAAGAGCATTAAAGGGTTTGCGCAGGGAGCTCAAGAAGCTTGATCTGAAAGAGATCACCCGTCGTGTTCAAAAAACGCGGGAAACGCTCAAAGATGAAGCAGATGCCGCTTTGGTCGAACCCATCCTCCAGTCTGTGGATGACGCGTTTTTGGCGATGAAGCAAAAGTATGAGCGTGTCGATCCGCCCCAGCCGGCCAGCATCCACCGTGTTCGCGTCGCACTCAAAAATTTTCGCTACATGGTGGAGATCATTTATCCTTTGCTCGATGGTTTCCCGATGGAAAACTTGAATCACATGAACGATCACCAATCCATGATGGGGGAGATACAGGATCTGGAAGTTTTGATGCAGACCCTTGTGGATTTTTCTGAACGTGCTTCTTCATCTGACTCTTCGGCGCCGCTCAACATAACCCTTGAGCCTGTTTTCCAGTATTACAAAGTACGCCACGCGGAAGCCATCGCTACCTACCTCAACAATAAAACCATGTTCGAAAATTTCTGGCGATCCTCGCCGGAACAATCTTTCCCTTGGGAGAAGACCCTATGA
- the sixA gene encoding phosphohistidine phosphatase SixA: MKLYLVRHAIAEEPGTPGYEDDSLRPLTEKGREKMQKIAHGLRDLGVEPNLIVSSPYVRASQTASILAKVFKYKEEISYSDSLVPMGEPNDMIGEINEKYSVDELMLVGHEPNLSSLVGLLLAGNTNISINFKRGGVCCLSVDDLHYDRKAVLEWLITPKISTKVS; encoded by the coding sequence ATGAAACTTTACTTAGTACGTCACGCCATTGCTGAAGAACCAGGAACGCCCGGCTACGAAGACGATAGCCTGCGCCCGCTCACCGAAAAGGGACGCGAGAAAATGCAGAAGATCGCGCATGGCCTCAGAGACCTGGGTGTGGAACCGAATCTGATCGTTTCCAGCCCATATGTACGCGCCAGCCAGACAGCCTCTATTCTGGCAAAGGTTTTCAAATACAAAGAGGAGATCAGCTACAGCGATTCCCTCGTGCCAATGGGCGAACCCAATGATATGATTGGGGAGATCAACGAGAAATATTCCGTGGACGAATTGATGCTCGTCGGACACGAACCCAACCTGAGCTCGCTGGTGGGTTTACTTCTGGCAGGCAACACGAATATTTCCATCAACTTCAAACGAGGCGGCGTGTGTTGCCTCTCGGTGGATGACCTGCATTACGACCGAAAGGCCGTTTTGGAATGGTTGATCACACCAAAGATCTCCACTAAAGTATCTTGA